The following coding sequences lie in one Oryza brachyantha chromosome 10, ObraRS2, whole genome shotgun sequence genomic window:
- the LOC102711568 gene encoding wall-associated receptor kinase 2-like: protein MAFLWWAVISSSSCCLLLLLLLLVASGTESVSVNDRPADCQARCGDVDIHYPFGIGLKCSRSKGFEIACNTSLNSSGVPTLAATNYSLPIQVKNLSVAPTPVVQVMLPVAYRCYDSQNTITKEFNGTTDLNKDGVYRISDTQNMLVVLGCNTLAYNKNGDTQGKGPYSGLYYTGCVSYCNDSRSAQDGMCSGVGCCHVDIPPGLTDNVVTFNSWNRSFQVGFSPCDYSFLVAKDEYQFRRSDLNKDLNRVKPVWLDWAIRDGGNACPPPDVLEKKKPAGYACVSEKSQCVNSTNGPGYYCSCLPGYHGNPYEYDDENHGKGCLDINECDLSNKDEYHCYGICKNTMGGYDCTCRTGYQPSGDGPKKQQCSPSFPVAAQLGLGIPLGFSFLMVVVLVTLMMLQKKKMNEYFKKNGGSVLQKVENIVIFSKDEIKKILKNNFEVLGEGGYGKVYKGRLKDNTLVAVKTSIEVNEDRREDFTNEVIIQSQMIHNNIIKLLGCCLEVDVPMLVYEFAANGSLKDILHGDSNCPVPLTLDLRLDIAIGSAEGLRYMHLSLSNTIRHGDVKPANILLSDKFIAKISDFGSSKLLTIDKEFTVVVAGSMGYIDPVFYLTGHLTQKSDVYSFGVVLLELISRRPTIYGKNCSLVIDFQKAYDQENSGRSLFDKDIATMEEDVLIVEEIGRLAMECMKGKIEERPDMKEVVERLVILRRSRRLRQENYHVSRPQLYLEKNNIEELHKSFGDDSTTSSAASPYDAIQSSCKESLITSTERSYI, encoded by the exons ATGGCTTTCTTATGGTGGGCAGTGATTTCTTCTTCCAGCTGCTGCCTTcttctactgctgctgctgcttgtggCCTCCGGCACCGAGAGCGTGAGCGTCAACGACCGGCCGGCCGACTGCCAGGCCAGGTGCGGCGACGTCGACATTCACTACCCGTTCGGCATAGGCCTCAAGTGCTCTCGCAGCAAGGGCTTCGAGATTGCCTGCAACACCAGCCTTAACAGCAGCGGCGTGcccaccctcgccgccaccaACTACTCTCTTCCCATCCAAGTGAAGAACCTATCGGTGGCTCCCACCCCGGTGGTGCAGGTGATGCTGCCGGTGGCCTACAGGTGCTATGACTCCCAGAACACCATCACCAAGGAATTCAATGGGACGACAGACCTGAACAAGGACGGCGTGTACCGCATCTCCGACACGCAAAACATGCTGGTCGTCCTCGGCTGCAACACCTTGGCCTACAACAAAAACGGTGACACCCAAGGCAAAGGCCCCTACAGCGGCCTCTACTACACCGGCTGCGTCTCCTACTGCAACGACTCGCGGAGCGCGCAGGACGGCATGTGTTCCGGCGTCGGCTGCTGCCATGTCGACATCCCGCCGGGGCTCACGGACAACGTCGTCACCTTCAACTCCTGGAACCGCAGCTTCCAGGTGGGCTTCAGCCCCTGCGACTACTCCTTCCTCGTCGCCAAGGACGAGTATCAGTTCCGAAGGTCGGACCTCAACAAGGACCTGAACCGGGTGAAGCCGGTGTGGCTGGACTGGGCCAtccgcgacggcggcaacgccTGCCCTCCGCCGGACGTgttggagaagaagaagccgGCCGGGTACGCGTGCGTGAGTGAGAAGAGCCAGTGCGTGAACTCCACCAACGGGCCCGGGTACTACTGCAGCTGCCTCCCGGGCTACCACGGGAACCCCTACGAATACGATGATGAAAACCACGGCAAAGGATGCCTCG ATATAAACGAGTGCGATCTGTCCAACAAGGACGAGTATCACTGCTATGGCATTTGCAAGAACACCATGGGAGGTTACGACTGCACATGCCGTACAGGCTATCAGCCCAGTGGAGATGGTCCAAAGAAGCAGCAGTGCAGCCCCAGCTTCCCTGTTGCAGCACAACTTGGCCTAG GCATCCCTTTGGGATTTTCCTTCCTGATGGTTGTTGTTCTTGTCACACTAATGatgcttcaaaagaaaaagatgaatgaATATTTCAAAAAGAACGGTGGTTCAGTGTTACAGAAAGTGGAAAATATTGTGATTTTCTCTAAAgatgagataaaaaaaatcctaaagaACAATTTTGAAGTTCTTGGTGAAGGAGGATATGGCAAGGTTTACAAAGGTAGACTTAAAGACAATACCCTTGTGGCTGTGAAGACTTCAATTGAGGTAAATGAAGATCGAAGGGAAGATTTCACAAACGAAGTTATCATACAATCGCAAATGATACACAATAACATTATCAAGCTATTGGGCTGCTGCTTGGAGGTGGACGTTCCAATGTTAGTGTATGAGTTTGCTGCTAATGGTAGTCTGAAAGATATTCTTCATGGTGATTCCAATTGCCCAGTCCCTCTCACACTAGATCTACGCCTAGACATTGCAATTGGATCTGCAGAAGGCCTAAGATACATGCACTTATCCTTAAGTAATACAATACGACATGGTGATGTCAAGCCAGCAAACATACTTCTATCAGACAAGTTCATCGCCAAGATCTCAGACTTTGGATCATCCAAGCTCCTTACTATAGATAAAGAATTCACTGTGGTAGTTGCAGGAAGCATGGGCTATATAGATCCAGTGTTCTATTTGACTGGTCACTTAACACAAAAGAGTGATGTCTATAGTTTTGGAGTTGTTCTGCTAGAGCTCATTAGCAGAAGGCCAACAATATACGGTAAGAATTGCAGCCTCGTCATTGATTTCCAAAAGGCATATGACCAAGAAAATAGTGGGAGGTCATTGTTCGATAAGGACATTGCAACAATGGAAGAAGATGTCTTGATCGTGGAAGAGATAGGTAGGTTGGCAATGGAGTGTATGAAAGGAAAAATCGAAGAACGGCCTGATATGAAGGAGGTAGTGGAGCGCCTTGTGATACTACGAAGATCCAGGAGGCTAAGACAAGAAAACTACCACGTGAGTCGACCTCAACTATACTTGGAGAAAAACAACATCGAGGAACTCCATAAGAGCTTTGGTGATGATAGCACAACTAGCAGTGCAGCTAGCCCTTATGATGCAATCCAATCTAGCTGTAAAGAATCTCTCATAACCTCCACAGAGAGAAGCTACATCTAA
- the LOC107305030 gene encoding protein NRT1/ PTR FAMILY 8.2-like produces the protein MSILWQTPGYFLHGVAEVFTCVGMSEFFYDRAPDGGMKSLCSALGQLAIAAGAYLNAFILGVVSVATTSGGAAPRWIPDNLNEGHLDYFFWMMATLSLINLAVFVTT, from the coding sequence ATGAGCATCCTGTGGCAGACGCCGGGGTACTTTCTGCACGGCGTGGCGGAGGTTTTCACCTGCGTCGGCATGTCGGAGTTCTTCTACGATCGGGCGCCGGACGGGGGCATGAAGAGCCTGTGCTCGGCGCTTGGGCAGCTGGCGATCGCCGCCGGAGCTTACCTGAACGCCTTCATACTGGGCGTTGTgtcggtggcgacgacgagcggcggAGCAGCCCCCAGGTGGATTCCGGACAATCTGAACGAGGGCCATCTCGACTATTTCTTCTGGATGATGGCAACacttagcttaattaatctagcCGTGTTTGTTAcaacataa